The following are encoded together in the bacterium genome:
- a CDS encoding hydrogenase iron-sulfur subunit, with amino-acid sequence MDQAQGSAREPVIVGFLCAWCAYLAADAAGMARAGHTPSMRPIRVMCSGRVEPEFVLRALRDGADGVLIAGCHPGACHYVDGNLKALRRFALLQRLLDQFGVERERVQLVWVGAAEAAAFAAAVDRMAAQLRALGPLRWDERVLGGEGAGLDAGNAAVPEDASA; translated from the coding sequence ATGGATCAGGCGCAGGGCAGCGCGCGCGAGCCGGTGATCGTCGGGTTCCTCTGCGCGTGGTGCGCCTACCTCGCCGCCGACGCGGCCGGGATGGCGCGCGCCGGCCACACCCCGAGCATGCGGCCGATCCGCGTCATGTGCAGCGGGCGCGTCGAGCCGGAATTCGTCCTGCGCGCCCTGCGCGACGGCGCCGACGGCGTCCTGATCGCCGGGTGCCATCCCGGCGCCTGTCACTATGTCGACGGGAACCTCAAGGCGCTCCGGAGGTTCGCGCTGCTCCAGCGGTTGCTCGACCAGTTCGGCGTCGAACGCGAGCGTGTGCAGCTCGTCTGGGTCGGCGCGGCCGAGGCGGCCGCCTTCGCCGCGGCGGTCGACCGGATGGCCGCCCAACTGCGGGCGCTCGGGCCCCTGCGCTGGGACGAGAGGGTCCTGGGCGGTGAAGGCGCCGGGCTCGATGCGGGAAACGCGGCGGTGCCGGAGGACGCCTCCGCATGA